TACTTGTTCTTTTATAATTCACTTATCTTTAACCACAGCTGGAAATAGTATAGCAATGTAATAGTTATTTTGCATTTCCTGCAGGTTGTCTTGAGTTACAGAATGAAAAGAATTAGATAAAAAGGGCACAAAAGAGTAACCCAGGAATGAATGTGAGACAAATGGCAAACATTGATTGTAAAGCTGTATTTCAATGTGTTTTACAGATGGCAAAAATGAAGAACAGCATTCCTTCATAACCTTTTTTCTGGTGTATACAGAGGGGTATATTGACTAACCTATGTCTCTTTCTGCATTGTGTTCTCAGTGCACTCACAGGCTTTGCCTTGGTCTTGTAGCTCACACCCAAAGCAgattttggagtagaaatacaaaAGTATGCATATTCTTGGCAAAATCCATCCCGTGGGTGTGCTGACAGCTACAATACCTTGCCTGGTAGTACATTCAGAAAACAGAGTAAAAGTCAGCTGATCAGCATTTTCTCCGTCTGCGTTTCTAATGTGCCACTGGCCTTGAAAATATAATGGAAAGAAGGCAGTGATACATGCTGAGACACGCACTGTGGATAGACTGCCAGACAGTCTTGGAATGCATGGATActtttagaggcagatttactgaaacttaaacattttctcacttttattttttttctaaaactacaaataaaattaTCTTATAGATTTATCAAAAACTCTGcccaaaaaaacaaatgcagggAAAAGTCACTGAAAAATTTCGAAAACtgtgacattttcaaaatgtcacACGATAACTGTGATCTTTTCGAATTTTCGCACAAAAGCCATATATCCAAAGACGATTTCGAAAAACCGCTAaaattttgaagcaaagaaagatattcCAGGGACatatgccattgacttctacatgatcgcGACAGGTTTTAGCTGCAGTCATTTTGGATTTGGAACTGTAGCGGTTTTGGTGCATAATAAGTCTTGGAAaagtcaaaattttttttttcatgaaaaattttGGTTTtagtgcaataaaatatggagcgtgaaaaaaatccaaacgttagtaaatgcccccgtAACGGTCTGACCTGCTCATTTGAACCATTGACCCAAATAAACAGACCAGTGCTATTTGCCCATCCATATTGATGGCTAACTGTACAAGGGGTTTGATATGGAAACTATACAGTAACTATACAGATGTGGAGGAAGGGGTCAACCTCTGTGATGCACCTTACACTATACTGGATGCGTGCTGAAACTGGTGCAACTCAAAATGTGCAAAAGTACTGCCATTTACACTCACATGTTAGTATTAGCAATAATGATGTATCATCTTTGTAAATCCCCTATATTTATTGCATGTGACATAaaggcagtggggttggggagaATGCAACATGACTACATAACCAGTACCAGATCCAAAACCCAAATATGCTGACATGATGTGAAAAATTTTAGTGTCATTTTAATATAAAGGCCAGGCACGGGGATGCTTtttagttttattactttaaatgaGAAACTTTAAATGAGAAGCCACTAAATAGTGGAGCATTAACACGTTTGTTGCTTTAATAAATACTCATTGAGAAAATGCTTCTTAGGATGCAGCGTTGTGAGTTTGAAGTGTCTCTTTATGTTCCTTAAAGAATTCCGAATGTTGACTAATTTATGAGCTGACAGATCTCCTTGCAGACCTGAGACTGATGTTTCCTGCAAACTCTCTGTGCCATGAggaataaatgtatacattttgatGTCACGGGGCAGAAGTCTTGGCCTTTTCTTACATGGAGAAGTCTGTAGCAGGTCTGTGCTGCAAATCCATTTTCCATTTACTGCAAGGCTGCTGTTTTTATAACTCACTGGCAGGGTTGGTTCATGATCCAGAAGACAAGACTCTTTTCTACAGCAAGAAtataatgagcaaatctttatATCCAGCTCTACGCAATCTGATCTGCACCCAGATCCTCCGGATACTCCTAGATATAAGGCTGATTCATCACTTGGCACCTGGGAGAAAAGTGAAATGAAATGTAAGAAAAttcattaaatttttattaatttcttcTATAAATTCAAGGGGATGATTACTTCTGTCCCCACAAATACTATTTATCGACGGAAAatgcacagtcgcgtcaaaaaaagacacagtaaaaatgttgcatgcatcaaaaaagatgcgttttgctaattttttgccatttcgcacatttttaCAAAGTTTCTCTcatttttcagtgaaacgggacagatttactcatcactactagaaAACTGTTTTAAATTGCACATCGGCCAACAGCCATAAGCATTCTTGCCACCCCAACCACCACCAGTGGTGTCTACGTGGTTATATCCCCCAATATACaggcatatatatacatatatgttcatGTAATGATACATGAGCTCACACTTAGATGAATATGTCCCTAACAATTAGAAATGAATATGGGGCAGTAATATATCTCTGTATTAAACCGAGCTGAAATATTTCCATTGCTATCTGCTCACTGTAAAAGGCCAATGAAAGGGTTTAAAAGTTACTATGGCCAGAGAGGCCAAGGACAACCATGCACATGAATAAGCTGCAAAAAGCCTGTAATAGTTTCACAGAAGCAAGGGGCAACATCATGAATAGGTAAAACAGGCTCTTATTTCTATCGCTAGTTCCCCATCAGTTTAGAACCTCTTGGGTCTGCAGTGGTTTAAACAACATTGTCAGAGGATCTAGAACCTGCATGACATGATGCTAGAATGTCTGCCATAAAGCATAAAAAAGCTGCATTCCTTAATAAAGAATCAGACTGACACATGTTGGAGAAAAAGTGGCTAAAATGTGGATTTATTTTTACGCTAGTAGACATAATAACCGATTATTTTTTGGCACAGAGAAGacctatttttaatgtaatatccCTTTACAATCAACATGTCAtgtttaaatatgaataaaagatTGTCGCGTCATGatcattttttattgcagattttgaaagctgcaaatattTGTATAGTGTTACTTATCGAGATAAACCAGGAGTACATCTGTATCTGAGAGCTGTAAGCTATAAATGGATTACTTCTTAAACAAGCAAGCTTTCTGTCATTGATTCTATGATATTGCCAAAGTGGTGAAATTTCACTGGAATGTATGCATAGCAGAAAAAGCAATATGGCGGATTTTATACATATTAATGAATATAAAATTCAGATAATTAAGCCTTTCTATGCTTAATCATTTATACCTATGTGTTTTGGTGAACATTTACATGAATATACAGTGAAACTAACCATTCttataaatatagtatattttcACTTGAAATTAAACGTTTATTGGGTCTGGTTCAGGAGCCTATAAGTAAGTGCCAAGGCACAAAACACGTTAAGCTGTTTTGGAGGTTTCTTCTATATACTGTGATTATTTTACTCTGTCCTGTCTGTGAGTTTCTTCCTATGAGTGCCAATCCAAGCAGTTAAATACAGTTATCCTCTTCCTCTAGCTCAAAGTATGGGTCCATGCGggagtaacatttattttgtacaCATTTTTTCCAAATgggaatatttatgtttttagggTCTGGTGTAGGTCCCTGATCTCCAAACAGCACACAGGTTAAAGATGGGGGATTTATTGAGCTAAAGTGGCTCATTTGTTTCTATCTCCAAGCTTTTTCCATACATTGTGGCACATCGTGTTATTTAAAATGAGCCCAGACCTGAAATAGTCTTGTATTGGGTTTAATAAGCCAGCTCTTGATGTCCATAATGTTAGGGCATCTCTAACCTGTAGCAGGTTCTGTAGCAGTAAAACTGTgactctgtgcttccaaaacttgcctccaagctagaaatttaaaaatgggcacctagtttgaggccactgggagcaacatccaagaggttggggagcaacatgtttcccccaagccactggttggggatcactgctctacaataTCAATTACTCCTAATATAGTTCCGTTTTAACAACAACTTCAATGAAATACAGATTTTCGAAAATGTAACCAAGACcctaatttttaaatattgttaGTAGAGCACTAGGTTACAACATTGTGTGAGCCACAGCACATAATAAACAATATACCATAACTTTAGGCCTGTTGTCCTTACCAGATCCAGACTTGCAGTTGAGGGAATGACCATTCCTATAGCACAGCACACTTCTTGAAGTTGAGTTTGGCTTTAGAGCAGATGCCACTAAATCTGAACTCTAAGAATATGTGCTTGCTGTGGGCCCCTTATATACCTGTTTCACCTAGGACCCACCCACTATTATCTTTATCTTTAGAATGTATTTAAAGCTTCATTGAATAAAGAACAACAGCAGCGATGCACCCCACCTTGATTAAACCACGTGTGCTGTGTTTACATCCTGCCTGATAAGATCACAGTTATTACTTTGCTAATTAGTTACACAGAATTCAATGAATAAATCACAGGTTACTGTATGAGCATAATAATGTGGGTGCACATACGCAATCAAGAACATTTGTTCTTTATCTATTTTACATATTCCTTTATTTGAAAGGATGGAAAAGGTGTCCCCAGTATAATGTAAATGTCAGAAAATAAACTATATGCTTGGACTACTTTACATAAGTGGCATTTAACACCAGATACTAAAGTATAACCATTTCCTGCCTTCTCTAGGGCTGTGCCAGTGTTCCAATAATTACTAGTACCCAGGAACCAGTGCAACATGTGatattatacagatatgggacctgtcatccagaatgctcgggaccagtgATTTTCCTGATTAGGTatatttctgtagtttggatccccatacctaaaGTGTACTAAataatcacttaaacattaaataaaccaaataggattgttttgcctccaataaagatcaattatgtattagttgggattaagtacatggTACcattctattattacagagaatttttttattttgcttataatcaagtctatgggagatggacatactgtaattctgaactttcggTATAGTGGGTTTAGTATCACCTGTACTAATATTCTAAGATATTTGAAATATAACCAATTTATAAGTATCTTCTCCACAAACAAAATTGGTAAGAAGAGGCACTCTCCCAGTGTTTCACCTGGTGTATTACCAATAGTAGCCCTCTACTAAATAAAGGCCATCAATGTGGCAactgtaagggcgaagacacactgagctacttagtagcagctacttgtctcagCTACCTAATGccagaagataccctgccataggcaaggtatctctgctaaaacacacatagagacaattatcagtaaatgatcaacattgtctattttagtagccacgataagtagctgctactagtagctctgtgtgtcttcaccctaaagcctACTTCTAAATCAAAATGTGCTTGGAAGAAATGTTAAGTAaagattatattattatagattatAAATAAACTATGGCATCATACTTTCTGGGGGAATTATTGGAAAGACTACAtccttataaatacattttccagTAGCATCAGAGGCTTTCCTTTTAAACCCTGGTCTTTTCACACCAAAACCATGGCATTCAGTTGttgtaatacagatatgggatctattatccggatacctgctatccagaaagctccaaattatgggaaaaccatctcccacagattccattttaattaaacaattcaaattgttttcccttttctctgtaataataaatcaatacCTTGTTCAAGATAACAGCTCCTTGACACCTGTATTGATAAAAATGATTCCATAGTgatagatataagaatagcacttggtagtaaaacacccaagtctgtccatgactcctccagttgcattgggtatgagaaacaatagcttatctgaaagcagttccattgtgaagtgctggctttTTCTGCAAGCACAGTACCAGGTACAATGACCTgggatggcacctacacaccaatattacaactaaaaatatacaattattggttcaagaataaaattcaattgatagaattaattatttgcataaaaaaaatcataacagaatccctatAAAATGTGTTGTGTCTACCAGattaaaataaaacccatacAATACATGTGCTCTTGTAGCTCAGTGAGTAAGTGAAGAGGTACAAGggggtgtatgaatgtatttatttgtttttatagtacCAAACCAATATTGGTTATTACTCTACTGCTagatctgtatactgtatatattatttgctgtgcAGGAGTAAACTGACACTACAGCTCCTGGCACCTTAATAAATGCTATTGTCAGGCACAATATTTGTGGCTAAACCCTGTATGTGAATCAGTTCCTTAAACTTGTGTGACACTCTTGCtctggactacaactctcagaaactcgataatcagtaatgcccagtgaggatttctgaacattatttctcatttcactttCTTTGTGTATTCAGTATGTGTGTTATAACCCCTAGaaggtccggactggcaatctgtggattctggcaaatgacaaaGGGGCTGCTATAAAATGCCGTAGTAGACAGTTgggatttattgggcctgtgggtggGTTATTTTGGCCAGGCAGTTATATCTTGATATTAGGGTTACCAATTAGAttgtaagaaataattaccccttactgggggcagaacagccctatttggtttatttcatgtttaaatgattacctttttctctgtaataatacaacggtgcctgtacttcatcccaactaaaatataattaccccttattgggggcagaacaatcttattgggtttatttcatggttaaataatttcccttttctctgtaataataaaacagtacctgtacttgatcccaactaagatataattaccccttattgggggcagaacagccctattcggtttatttaatggttaaatgattcccttttctctgtagtaataaaaagtacctgtactttatactgtttttctttgtggTTAGGCTGGTTTTGGGAGAGGGCCTTTTGTTTCCATGTGCAGcactgatatctgaccaattttcaATACATAGACAGGCCAATAGGTATGCATAGGGGTAAGCAGAGAACATGTATAGCTGCTATAGAGTGCCGAGAGTGACATTACTAACAGATTAATTGTTAAGACCTGGGATGTTAGGAAACTATCATCTGCTGTTAAGTCTAGTTCCTATTATTTATATCATTGCTGATTTACttgtacttatttattgtctgggcccattctcTTTGCAGAGATctgggaaaacaaaattgcataatgtgtgaagagaggagggaaaaatgccaaactataCTATTAAAAGTATGTGATGATGCGCCTAATAAACATTGCACCAACTGGATTTGTCGAAGAACGCAGAGGGGCAATGCTGGCAGAAGTCAGCTACATGGAGCACAGTGGAAATGGAGATTGGcccgaaaatgcctgctttttcGTTTTCAGCCCGATCCACGCTCTGTGCAGCTACAGGCAAATGAAAGCTGTGATTGTCTGCACCTAGGTTCATGCAgggcccagaaacagcccagtgtgtaattacccacagcagAGGCTAGTGctttatttgcttttaccaggggatcatcttaatcactcttagcgcCTGTTCCAGGTGCCTTTCCAGGCACgacctgctgtctgaaaacagaataacagcctaagaaggccttttttcccctgacacagcagggagatggccaggttcggatttgtggcaaggccacaaaggcctgggcctagggcggcaaaaattttcgctcccatatggagcaatggggacctctccccactgctccgtatgaagTTTAAATTGTCACCAGTGCGCATTCGTGCGCTCGCAGGGGGGGGGTGAGTCGCGAACGTGCGCGGGGGCGGTGAAGTGGGTTGGCCTTGGGGCGCATGGAtcagaaatctggccctggagatggcacgagataacgcaagataacacaggctatcctgtttgtaactagttaagttttgggataCCCAGCGCTTCATCTGTACATATGGAGTACaatgattatatatttatatataattgaaGGGtaacatgtaaaatattttgtgcCAAATATTCCAATTTTCTGCAGCTTACAAATTGTTCTCAGGTACAAATAAATTGTCTTGTTTATTGTTGGCATGCGAGATAAAAGTCAGATTAATGATATAAGGTTGACATTTAGAGGGCAATGCCCCCCTTGCTCAGAGCCAGTCTATGgacatttatttctaaataaaagttTATATGAATAATGTTCCCTAAACAGACAAGCTTTATTATTAATAagacattattattttttgtttggaaTGAAAACaattattcaagttttttctatGAAAAAACAGAGAACTCCCATGACTGAGGGATATAAATATGACACTTGAGAACATGGTGCCCCATCATATAAATCTGCAATTCCTTATATGTTGTGATGGTCactttttttgtcatttgtaTCATTCTTTATCTTGCATTTCTaatggggtgatttatcaacactcgaatttgagtttttgccAAGATTTCaacttttttgtgtaaaaaaaaaaacaaattcgaattatggttttcaaaacttgaatgttcaaatatttattaagtacaaaaaaaattcaaaaaacttgAACGTAAAACTTTTCCATTGAAAAGCTTGTGAATtaatgtagaaatcaatgggaatgTTTGTAGACCAGATGAAAATGTTGGGTAGAATATGAATTCAAAGCATTGGGTAGAATATGAATTCAaagcattcaatttttttttttttaagttttttatactcacatttttaaataaatcaaacaTTCGAGCTTAGTAAAATTTCAAGTTATAGTTGAATTTAAAATTCAATTTGAAAATTCAATGGCATTATAGCTCTCCCAGCCCATGCTCCACCTATGgggcgggacagattcgctcatcgctataaAGCAATTCATTACAGGAGAGAAAGTACATTATTGTGATACTGTACATGAACAAAACACCAGAGAGTGAGATTTATAATGGCTTGAAATCATATATTCAGCCAAAGTTGTTAATGGAAAAAATTGCAGCTGCAATACATGAAGAAGTTTCCGAATATAAAACCATATGGAATGCGAAAAGGAAATCAAAGCTGACAAAATAAGTGTAAAATGTGGATGTCTATAAATATCCCTTCATGTGTTTAGCACTGGGGTGGGGGTGACTATGTCATATTATAAAAGGATAATTTACACAAAGAGAGAATGATAGATATGATGTAGCCAATTCAAACTTTCACAATTCCTTCTGCCAACATACAAAGGGTCATTTTGGAAAACAAATTAAGCCAGTGCATTAGATATTATCaaatagaaaacaaatgtaattcaAAACTTCAATTTTGAGTCCATTGTTAACAAACAATTTTTATCAGATCAGCTATACAGGATCAATGGCTTTTCCAGACTCATGTTTTCAGCATCTGACAAAGGCTGCGCCAATGGCTCCTGCAGGAGGTACAACTTTATTAGGCTTGTCCCATTGCTGTCACAGGTTGAAAGCTTCATCAGATGAAGCAAAGTCATGTAAGCTGTGCTTTCCCTATCAGGCGAGGTTGTGCTTGCCCCTTTGCTGAAGCCAAATAAGCGCACAGTAGCCACAATTCAATCACAAAaccattttaaagaaatgcagATTCACTGCAGAACTATATAAACGAGCATACATTCATACCACAAAGACAATCCTATGCCATCTCACTGGACCGTTGATAGTTGCTAACCACTGACGTAGGAAGAACCATCTGGTTTTATTTTATCCTTGTACTCGAGGTTTGTCTCTGAAAAATCATAATCTAAAATTCTGACACAtgggggtcgattcactaaagtgcgttaaaacaagcgctatttatagcatgcgttaaaaatgttatcgcttcttatttttttgcgacttaacgcacgattcactaaaaggacaggcgtcaaaatgtagacgcaatgctgtttgcgttttTCTTACTCTATTTTCTGCCACATGCGTTATTTTCTGTTGCACGTgatatatttcgccacttgctatattagcgcgcaattttacgcacgtaactCATTACTCATTACTCCAAGTAGGCGTTAATCTTCGCACAggcgaatgcgatatttagcgcatttaacgcttcatatgtgtttgtgaatcatgcgtcagGATTATTTCTACGCacgaattaacgcaatgcatttaCAATAAAGCACTGCAGTAGCGCGCGATTTACGCATGCGATATACGTTTTACAGCGTGCtaaattactttgacgaatcaGATGTTATTTATAGAgtgctttttaaagcaaaaaagcatgcgataagcatgaACATGGTGTCAGCACATGGTCTGACACATGAGTAAGCGTTAAAGGAAAAGGAGATTGAAATTTACTGTGGGTcaccaatttgttaggcaccccataCCCATGAAtagaattgtttattttttacccTACAGATTACCATAAAGGGGGGGTGATTTATGAATGCTGGGCCCCCAGGACTTCAATTGAGCACAAATGTGAACTTTCAGTCACATGATATATCCTACAAGGGGAAAGTGGGAGACATTTTACACAGGCCAACATCATTTGCTCCATTTAACTCCAACCTTATTTTTGTGACCTCTGGGAAATTCAAAGACCACACAGTTTGTACTGAAGActataaattaatttattaaaaaggaataaaaacatcTTTACTGATCAAATGCTAATGTGGTTTGTGCAGTGTCATAATGGAAGAGCTTTAAGTATAAATGACGACACTCTCAGTATCTAGCTTGAGTTAGAATAAAGGCAAAGTTCAAGTCCCCCAAGCAAATGTTAACAATCATGAATCTTGCTGCATCCATAAATACTCCCGTAGCAAACGCTTCTTGGGGTGCAGATATTTCAGCCTGAAGTTTCTCTTTATGTTCCTTGAAGAACTGAGAATTCCTATGGCTTTGTCAGCAGAATTAGGTCCATGAAGCCGAGAGTCTGAGGTTTCCCACAATCCATCTGTCCTATGAGgaataaaattgtacattttggtGCCATGTGGTAGAAGTCTTGGTCTGTTCTTATGCAAAGAAGGTTGTAGTAGATCAGTGCTGCATATCCATGTCCCTTCTGCATTCAGGGTGTGGCTCTTATAACTCATTGCTATGGCAGGTTTGTGTGTAGGATGAGCACAAAGTAAATACAAGTCAGGTGTATATGAAGCCTTTGTGCAGTAAGCAGTTAATGAGTAGATCGGTGTTCCCAGCTCTGTGTCTGTGCTGCACTTGGATCCAACAGACGAACCTAAAGGTAAGGAGGACTTGATGAAGGAGTCATCTCCCGGCACCTGAGAGAAGAGGAAAAAGGAGTAGCAATAAATATCTGCTTATTAGCAACACTTAAACAGATCAAGGGGCGGATTTAGGGCTCCAATGGCTAATATAGAAGTTGCCAAGTCCAAAAACAGGGATGCATGTTCATGCATGTACCTTGCCTTTAAAATTTGTTTCTTGCACCCCGAGGCACAACTGCTTGGATTCCTACAATGTGCCTCACTCACATAAACACATAGGGCCCCCCTATAATGTATAAATGTGAACTAAACTGTACTATTGCTACATTTATAAAACGttacgataatgcttgaattgttcaaacaaaaattttgagtttacattcgaaaatcccgaATTTTTTGAGTCGTAGAACTTGGAAAATATTAGTTTCTATGAATCCTCTTTAtatttccccaaacaggaattgctccagcagccattttagaagcattggcactcattcttggaaaacaatagtgtgtttcactttaaactgggtgaaagtgaaaacaatgataggattaactccCCTTGAAAAAagcgtgaaatagaaaacaataaagggaataagttccccttgaactgggtgaaactgaaaacagaggggattaatttgtcctttaaaaaggggcaaggacaggctgtcactgactattctatgcctccataggactcaatggtactagACAGCTCAAACTTGTGTGCCTATAGTCCAGAAATTGCAATGTGGCTGCTTACAGCCCCCAGCCCAGTTATTATGGCATCCAATAAAAAAGCAGGCACCAGTGAGATTATACGTGGTCACTGGAAGTTTCTAGCTAAATATTTATTAACCAACATAATAATTCAATAGGCTTTGTTGGCAACCAAAGAAGAAAGTTACTCAGGAGGCACTGTAAGAATATCTGCACTAACTGATGCAACGTGCATATAACAGTGAGAATATATAGGCATacgatccattatccagaaagctctgaattacaggaaggctattacccatagaatccattttaatcaaattcatatatattccccccccccccccccccccccccaattctttttctttttgctctttaataataaaacagtaccttgtacatgatccaaactaagatacaagtattccttactggaggcaaaacagtcctattgggtttatttaattaatttttagtagataaAGTacagagatcaaaattacagaaagatctcttagaCGGATTTCCCCCCAggtccaagcattctgcataacaggtcccatacttgtattaataAATATAGTGTGATATAAATCACAAGCACTG
The genomic region above belongs to Xenopus tropicalis strain Nigerian chromosome 9, UCB_Xtro_10.0, whole genome shotgun sequence and contains:
- the LOC100487186 gene encoding uncharacterized protein LOC100487186 translates to MVIPSTASLDLVPSDESALYLGVSGGSGCRSDCVELDIKICSLYSCCRKESCLLDHEPTLPVSYKNSSLAVNGKWICSTDLLQTSPCKKRPRLLPRDIKMYTFIPHGTESLQETSVSGLQGDLSAHKLVNIRNSLRNIKRHFKLTTLHPKKHFLNEYLLKQQTC
- the LOC100487334 gene encoding uncharacterized protein LOC100487334; amino-acid sequence: MVILTIPSPEQVPGDDSFIKSSLPLGSSVGSKCSTDTELGTPIYSLTAYCTKASYTPDLYLLCAHPTHKPAIAMSYKSHTLNAEGTWICSTDLLQPSLHKNRPRLLPHGTKMYNFIPHRTDGLWETSDSRLHGPNSADKAIGILSSSRNIKRNFRLKYLHPKKRLLREYLWMQQDS